A single genomic interval of Babylonia areolata isolate BAREFJ2019XMU chromosome 26, ASM4173473v1, whole genome shotgun sequence harbors:
- the LOC143300668 gene encoding uncharacterized protein LOC143300668 produces the protein MISRGTIFNIGNVENLFLSLYSTPIGVQQSQGRCQIHQGELLELFCANCFVRICPCCKLCEHDGHKVQSLQLAAARASQYIEDTCNHRLTEYHQFLETQMAEVTDRQESLCSKVQDTKDRVEKRHAELLAFLDDDNHDVREKLLAKHFRSVTGAPAERPPFDPSSTDIGLRRDHLLPMIKDCVVNSLQGLDGASEQVHSQLRNTADLLQHEMERLQSVQGRCYEAVEEKNQGDVLRLYREVHEDWGDAVLTSRQVSLTPPSIGLFLLNLTDDPRQEAGEDVLVKLLLCDRRDDVQSAVRQVLGVSVGDTGPPLQGGEHHVLVQPQFRFSDSKDAYAYSLCPGLYRVGVSYSPWSKDKGYAKTEFFLHSGNRSVFQIPPGLYTVATSSALQADGFSYCFFPVAETKHQFNSVYELRMFAKTGTEMIMMLTETTEHHEVKLFRVKPFTKYLTRKRHKITFSGIKFPVNFDISEDRKYLALVVRTETEQKEGAEASCGHEVHVHTIVGQTGKKALTRVSTYRPPAEGFLPTDVCFFTVGHREVLLVSDLHSHSIHIVHPATCRLLSHLVHNHPLLTQPTALNKDIQGRLWVACRGGHIVTVEVMG, from the coding sequence ATGATTTCACGTGGAACAATCTTTAACATCGGCAACGTGGAGAATCTGTTTCTGAGTTTATACTCAACTCCAATCGGAGTGCAGCAGTCGCAAGGAAGATGCCAGATTCATCAGGGAGAACTGTTGGAGTTGTTCTGTGCCAACTGTTTTGTGCGCATCTGTCCTTGTTGCAAACTGTGTGAACACGACGGACACAAAGTTCAAAGCCTTCAGTTAGCGGCCGCCAGGGCATCGCAATACATTGAGGACACGTGTAACCATCGCCTGACTGAGTACCACCAGTTTCTGGAGACACAGATGGcggaggtgacagacagacaagagtcgCTGTGCAGTAAAGTGCAGGACACGAAGGATCGCGTTGAAAAACGACACGCTGAACTGCTCGCTTTCCTTGACGACGACAACCACGACGTCCGAGAAAAGCTGCTAGCCAAACACTTCAGGTCAGTGACAGGGGCACCTGCTGAACGGCCGCCCTTTGACCCCAGCAGTACTGACATTGGTCTCAGGCGTGACCATCTCTTACCCATGATCAAAGACTGTGTGGTTAACTCCCTGCAAGGTCTGGACGGTGCCAGCGAGCAGGTCCACAGTCAGCTGAGGAACACGGCTGACCTCCTTCAGCACGAGATGGAGCGGCTGCAGAGTGTGCAGGGACGGTGCTACGAGGCTGTGGAGGAGAAGAACCAGGGGGACGTGTTACGGCTCTACAGAGAAGTCCACGAGGACTGGGGTGACGCCGTGCTGACTTCCAGACAGGTCTCACTCACACCCCCGTCCATCGGCTTGTTCCTGTTGAACCTGACGGATGACCCCCGCCAAGAGGCCGGTGAGGACGTGCTGGTGAAGCTGTTGCTGTGTGACCGGAGAGACGACGTGCAGTCTGCTGTGCGTCAGGTTCTGGGCGTGTCCGTGGGTGACACAGGTCCGCCACTGCAAGGCGGAGAGCACCACGTCCTTGTGCAGCCACAGTTCCGCTTTTCTGACAGCAAAGATGCCTATGCCTACTCTCTGTGCCCAGGGTTATATCGAGTTGGTGTTTCCTACTCTCCATGGTCAAAGGACAAGGGTTATGCAAAAACCGAATTTTTTCTTCACAGTGGAAACAGAAGTGTGTTTCAGATACCACCAGGGTTATATACAGTCGCTACCTCAAGTGCACTTCAAGCTGACGGGTTTAGCTATTGTTTCTTTCCAGTGGCTGAAACCAAACACCAATTCAACAGTGTGTATGAGCTCAGAATGTTTGCAAAGACGGGAACGGAGATGATTATGATGCtcacagagacaactgaacaccatgaGGTGAAGTTGTTTAGGGTGAAGCCGTTTACAAAATATTTGACAAGAAAGAGACATAAAATCACATTTTCTGGAATTAAGTTTCCGGTCAACTTTGACATCTCGGAGGACAGGAAGTACCTGGCATTGGTCGTGAGAACGGAGACGGAGCAGAAGGAAGGAGCGGAAGCGAGTTGTGGGCACGAGGTTCACGTGCACACTATTGTGGGTCAGACAGGAAAGAAGGCCCTCACACGCGTCTCCACCTACCGGCCCCCGGCAGAGGGCTTCCTGCCCACAGACGTGTGTTTCTTCACCGTGGGCCACAGAGAGGTGCTGCTGGTCTCGGACCTCCACAGCCACTCCATCCACATCGTGCACCCAGCCACCTGCCGCCTCCTCTCTCACCTGGTCCACAACCACCCGCTGCTCACCCAGCCCACGGCTCTCAACAAGGACATTCAGGGCCGTCTGTGGGTGGCCTGCAGAGGGGGGCACATCGTCACCGTGGAGGTGATGGGCTGA